The Edaphobacter sp. 12200R-103 genome contains a region encoding:
- a CDS encoding DNA gyrase inhibitor YacG: MPKALFCPTCRNVVLIDNENFPFCSDRCRLLDLGKWASGDYKISSPIQDPDLLEELARSERNKPTDDES, from the coding sequence ATGCCGAAAGCTCTCTTCTGTCCGACGTGCCGCAATGTTGTCCTGATCGACAACGAGAACTTCCCTTTCTGCAGCGATCGCTGCCGTTTGCTCGATCTGGGCAAGTGGGCCTCGGGAGATTACAAGATCTCCTCGCCGATTCAGGACCCCGATCTGCTCGAGGAGCTTGCGCGCTCCGAACGCAATAAGCCAACGGACGATGAGAGCTAG